TTACTTCTGTGCTCAGGCTAATTTCTGTGGAGGCGATAAGAGATTTGTTTTAAGTATCCAGATGAATGCAGGTGATGGGTGAGGTGAGGATGAGACAGCCACATGACCGAGAAGTCCACATAGGAGCATTTCATTTCTATGCCCTATGatttcagagaaaaagaaagtcatGATAAAACAGTTCACCTATCATGAAAGGTGTCTCCTACTGTACAATTAGGCTACTTGACAAATGTTCAATGACATCGGCAGCAGTgctaatcaaaaaaaaaaaaaaaggaagttattGCAAGAAGGAAAAATGACAGACATTGAAATAACAGGCAGACAAATCAAATACAACTAATCTTAAATATTGTTCCTTGATCTTGGGGACAGCTGGTTGTAACAATACGAATATAACTTCTACAGTAAAATCATTAAGTAGTTACAGTGTAGTGACTTTTAACTGAGATCTGTGTGAACGATGACAGCAGACCTGAGAGACTGCTGGGGCTTCCACCTCTGCACGTTAGCGTGGCTGTGGATGTGAGCAGGATGTGGACCCAGGCCGACATTAAAGTCAcctggaataaaaacaaaatcacacaattagacacacttaaaaaatacaaaaaaaacaaacatttgatgtaAAGAATAAAAAGGATAACAGAAAATGaggtttatgtttttaaaatataatttgtgATTTTTGGAAGTTTCTATTTGACTTGAAaaattcaaatgtgtttttaggatGTGGCTGTTTCTCAACACTGTGGCTATTCATAATAATGTATTTCATATAGTTCAAAGATGTTGGCAATGAAAAGGGAACATTTTTATCACTGAAGTTATTAATGAAGGGCTTGCCTGTTATACACACAGATGATTTCATAAGTTACAAACAGAGGATAATTGTGAACAATATAATTATAGATCTTACTGTGGATTTAAAAAGTTATTAATTTCACAGCTTACTTGTTAAGGGATAAGAGATCAACTGTCCAGTTGTCATATGGTGGTCGTTTTTGATCTTCTTTGCCTCTTTGGATGCTTTCCAGTTAATAAGGAACTGTCTGGTTAACTCATTAATTTCCCGCCCATCAAGAACCTCTAAATATTCAAAGTAcacaatacaaaatacaaaaaaatattactatttattatttttattattaggTGGGCAATTCAATTTTAGCCTGGCCTGGCTTAGTCAAGGCAGTAAAGTGCATTTTCACATTAGGATGCTGTTAGGTAAGACAGAACCTGATCTCTCACCCAGGCTTGTGCACACAGTTATCAGGCGGTCTCTGTACTTTGCTTTTTTACACACAGGATTTCCACTCAAATCCATCCGAGTCAGCTGATGCCAATGGTTGAATACTTCCTCTAATtcctgaaaatacaaaaaaagggaaaataaaacattatctGTAATGATCATTTTACCCTCTAATAAGTCAAACTAAACACAACTGTGTCTGCAGCTTTGCTCATTAGCTAAAATGTACAATTGTAttctaaacaaataaaatgctcATAAATGATATAACACTAACCCTGCATGGATTAACACCAGTATAACTTGAAAAGCCGTGGTATAAGTGAATGTTAATTTGAGGTACAAGGGCCAGTGGAGGCGCATAAACAACACATCAGTCCATTTTAATAAACAGTGTCACCGGTGTCATGTAACTACAAGTTTTCTCTTGGGGCGGTGAGAGGCTGGCTCCTCCAGCCAGTTGCCTGCAGTTGTATGTTTATCTAAAGGCACATTAATCCAAGCCTGGAAATATGAATACTCTCTGGACACGCTCTGATTGTTCATTGCCTTCCTGTCTTGGCCAAAGCGCTTCCACTTTTCCAGCTCGTGCTGCAATCAGTTCAGAGGGGACCCCTGAGCACCGCGCGCTCCCAGGCTTTGATAAATGATCGTGTCAGGGCCGTCACTCAGAAGGCCCTCACCGAAGAGCAGCCAGCGCCAAATTGCCCCCCACACAGGGGCGTGGAGAACAGCAGAGGCAGGATACTCACTGACTCAGTCGGCTCTCTTGCCTGGACTAATGATGGGCCAGTTATGAACCTGTATTTGACCAGGCCTTCGATTCCCCGTCCTCTCTGCCCTGCACACAGCTAACGGCCTCCAAAGATGCTCCCATTTGTCACCCTGGCCGACTGCCTGTCATaatctattttaaaaaatccataATGTTTCCTCTGGATTCTGAGCAAATGGCGCAAAAGAAGGGATTGATCCTTAGGAGTGCTGTCTTGCAGGATCGATAGTGGCAGACGGGTTGTATAAATTATAGGACATATCTGCTATAAATGACACGTGGACAGCAATTACCTGCATCAAAGTTCTCAAAGGAAAATTCACCTCAGTTTTAAGAGCCTGAAGTCATCAACATTTTAAGTTCATATAtcaattaaaacagaaatcaaatctgagagagagagcttaaAAAACAATCAGGTCATTTTTCAAGGAAGTCCAGGAGCATAAATCATATCTGTGCTTTAGATGAATCTCTCATGAAGTTAAGTACCGCTGGTTTAGGGTATCAAATAGAGGATTCTGAGGCAGGGAGGAAAAATCAGCCTCCCAAGGATAGAGAGAAACTTGTGCTTGTTTAAAGCTGTCAGCAAGAAAAGTCTCCGGGGAATGGCTCGCTGATTTGTTGAATAATTCTGACCCTGTGCAACTCATGGAGACTGGGAACCTACGGCAGGATTTGCAGGATTTGGTTTTTTGGAATCCTGTTCTCCATATCATTTCACACATGACTTCAGAAAGCTACAGAACAATGTTAATGCCGACCCGATCTACTAATATCTGCTCTGTTTACTTTAATACACCATGCCATGCAAAGTTGCTGTGATGTGATGCAGCACAGTGCACAGAGGGCAGAccgtttttttatttcttctgaaCTACACGgttaaagagacattttttatACTTACCTCCATTCTGTGGAATTTATtgtcagcagcagaaaaatgCTTGAGCTCCTTCAGCACTGTCAGGCCTTTGATGTCAtcgatgttgttgttgttgatgttcaGGACATGAAGAGATTCCTGTGCAAAGGATTCAGATTTAAAAGAGAGAACAGACTTCATGTAACATTAAATATAGTAAAAGAATATTTAAAGCCAATATTACAAAGTCATCCCCATTTAAGTCATTTAAAAGTTCTTTGTGGCCGAGTGTTAAACATGGCAGTTATTGAAATATGAAATTATACATCTTCACTGTAAGAGGCAGAAGATGTATTAACATGACCATTGTGACTGTCTTTGAAACAGTATTTACACAGACATTATGCAAACACATCACAGCACTATTGTTAGTACAGAAATTCAATTTTCACTTAGGATTAACCGTATTAGCTTGCTCTCTTTTAATGCCTGAACTACTAGGAGCTTGTCCAAAATCAGACTCTAGAAATTGCGTATCTATATATTCATCCGGGTTTGAAGTTCTATAATGGCACGTTTATATAAGCTGGTACTCTTTAAATTTGCACAGCAATTTCTTTTAATTATCCAAACAAACACGAAGCTGAGACTTTTGGTGTGTTTATCCATGGCCTGGGCGGTAAACGAAGTAAACAGATCTAACTGATTTGTCAGACCAGAGAGAGCAACAGAGGTCTCTTTGACATCATCAAACCCAGCACAAGATATGCTCTCACATGGATCACTGGCCTCTGAGAAATCTATCTGAGATCTCCTCAAACTGGATGTGATAACCTACCACACCGATACACGCCACAGGAACATCTGCATCAAAAGGTAATAAGGCTTTCCTCTGACCTTTTGATTGtctaaataatataaaatgagACTGAGCAAAGCCCAAAAACATCAAGAAATGTGGATCATCCTGCATTTCTCATACTATCTTTGTACTGAACAGAGGAAAAGTTGGTCATACagccagagagaggagagtcCTGGGGTCAAGGAACAACTTTTCCCCTGGTGCCAGCCTTTGATTCTCAAGGTGAAGCTCCCTGAGCTCACAGAGCTTCTCTAAGCCCTCCACCACTGTGATCCTGTTTCCACTCAGATACCTACAGAACaagaaaaccacacacacacacatgttcagacACACCTAAGATTTAAAATGACTATCcttgtattaaaaaaacacaacaatcacTTCAACTGTTCTACTCACAGTTTGGAGAGCTTCTGCAGAGTGAAGAGATTATCTATTTTAGTGATGTTGTTGTTCTGCATGTACAGATGGGTGAGGTTGGAGGCAAAGTCAAGGTTGCAAATGTGTGTGATCTGATTATCGTAAAGGTAGAGGACAGTGAGGTTTCTGCACATGGAGATATCACCCTGGAGAAAGAAAATCATGTACAATGGAATACATTAGAAAGAAACGCACAGAtttaattttattatatttataataaaattaaatctgtgcgtttaatatttaatatttatttattaatgccTGCATTAATAATGGCTACTTACAATGTCTTCAATATTCTTTCCAGAAAGGTGGAGGTGGGTGAGGGTCTTAAGGTACTCTGGGAAGGAGAGGccccttttctttttgaagtggTTTTTAGATTTACCAATCACATCTAGGGTCAGACGTACCATGTCGGCTCGTCACAGACTCTGCTTTAGAGAGGATCCTTTTCAGCATCAGCCAAGCATTCAGCCCACAGCAGAGCCCAGAAGCCGTCTgcatgggagaaaaaaagagacacatgGGCACAACGCCAGCATTTTATAATCATAAACGACATGCAAAGATTAACCGCTTATGGAATTTAAAATGGCCTAAAATCTACTTGTCAATTCACGAAAAGGAGAtaattgatgtaaaaaaaaataaaaataatattctCCTGGACATTTGCTGAGAGGCCAAGGGTCAGGTGACTCCTGAACTTTGTGTTGTAATTAGAGCAGCAGATTCCCAAAGCAGACTGATAAGCGCTTACACTTGGGGGCTTTTTAATTAACCCAACGtgacattgttgttgtttttacttcttttatttgtcaatggaccatgtacaatattaaacataaatgttgccatttgatACATTTTACCAGAGTTAGCTAAGAGTTggtttacatctgcagtccccTTGGCAGgtgaatatttttttgtttagaaGTTTAGAAGTTTATTGAGCAGGGACAAATACATTGTACATTgtttcatataaaatataaaatagatgCCATGCATACAGGTTTCTAGTCAAGACTAGCATTTGCACCTTGAATTTATTTTGCACAAAGATGTAAAAATATCCGTCATCTTTCCTGCTGTAATGTTTACAGCTGTCAGTCTGCACAGTTAGTGTAGAAGTTTAGTGGTTGGGTATTAAGGCGCAGAGATGAGTGACAGCAGGACTTTCACACATTTCATCTGAAGACATCACACCGAGGTTTTAGAAGACAGGAGACCCTGATCAATAAAGTAGAGCTGAACTATGGAAGCTATAGACACACCACTGGGCCTTCCCCTCTCCAGGGACTTGGGGACACCAGTTTATCACTGTCAGAGAAAATAATTCAACGTGGATGTCCAGGTGCAGCACACGAGGGACAGGAAAACACCCCAAAGTTCatgcagacaggtgagacaaatgAAATGTGATCCACGCAGCAGAAGAAGGCCCAGAATAATTCAACAGTGGAtataaaaatggtaaaaatacatttctatagATGGTGACGGTGGCTTTATATTTAGTCTGAACGCTTAACAAGCACATTGAGCCTCAACGTCCCTCGTTATTTAGTACATTTGGACAACTGCAAAATACCAAATAACTTAACTCTCCTACCTTTCAAGGTATCAGCAAAATGTGAAACTCGTCG
This is a stretch of genomic DNA from Labrus bergylta chromosome 20, fLabBer1.1, whole genome shotgun sequence. It encodes these proteins:
- the ppp1r42 gene encoding protein phosphatase 1 regulatory subunit 42 isoform X2, giving the protein MVRLTLDVIGKSKNHFKKKRGLSFPEYLKTLTHLHLSGKNIEDIGDISMCRNLTVLYLYDNQITHICNLDFASNLTHLYMQNNNITKIDNLFTLQKLSKLYLSGNRITVVEGLEKLCELRELHLENQRLAPGEKLFLDPRTLLSLAESLHVLNINNNNIDDIKGLTVLKELKHFSAADNKFHRMEELEEVFNHWHQLTRMDLSGNPVCKKAKYRDRLITVCTSLEVLDGREINELTRQFLINWKASKEAKKIKNDHHMTTGQLISYPLTSDFNVGLGPHPAHIHSHANVQRWKPQQSLRA
- the ppp1r42 gene encoding protein phosphatase 1 regulatory subunit 42 isoform X1 produces the protein MVRLTLDVIGKSKNHFKKKRGLSFPEYLKTLTHLHLSGKNIEDIGDISMCRNLTVLYLYDNQITHICNLDFASNLTHLYMQNNNITKIDNLFTLQKLSKLYLSGNRITVVEGLEKLCELRELHLENQRLAPGEKLFLDPRTLLSLAESLHVLNINNNNIDDIKGLTVLKELKHFSAADNKFHRMEELEEVFNHWHQLTRMDLSGNPVCKKAKYRDRLITVCTSLEVLDGREINELTRQFLINWKASKEAKKIKNDHHMTTGQLISYPLTSDFNVGLGPHPAHIHSHANVQRWKPQQSLRSAVIVHTDLS